A window of Mucilaginibacter paludis DSM 18603 contains these coding sequences:
- a CDS encoding translocation/assembly module TamB domain-containing protein: protein MIISILLAALQYKPVQTWAAKKATAYLSKELGTTVSIKSLYIKPFSSIVLEDLFVLDQQKDTLLRTPLLTVELANFHIFSSIKKRVIDFKVIQLDNGSFYLKKLKDSSTNLSFIINHFKSKDTVKTKGKPWTINFEKLVINNLRFRYKNYLSNEVSTQQVNFNDVDVQQFTTVLTDIDLKNHLFKANIHDLSLKEKTGFYVKHFVANATVDTNQILLKQLFIQTNRSNLKNYFRMRFNSFDDFDDFENTVKMDADFKESRISSLDVAYFTNSLQQVYFDLGIDGRIQGLVNNLKAKKLTVTAGQATYIKGDFSLKGLPNWDKTFLELQFEQIATNKKDIDLLYSRFTGKKNQHVPDIIAKFGNINFKGQFTGFQNDFIAYGEFKTRLGRFNSDINLKLDKANVPSYSGKLTTFDFNIGDLLNQDILGRTTLTANIKGRGTELKQLTEQLDAKIKYFDFKGYRYNNLSVNGTFEKKKFDGKVLINDHNINLDFNGNVNLNPALPVFNFTAAIKGANLNKLKLYKDTITVDANLTSNFSGNNINNIDGSILLKNIRLVKPHADFLVDSIYFAASGKEKDRQLILRSDIADGGLKGNYDLASLPAYFKAVAKKYIPSLAIPAVIVKPQNFEFNLKIKNLNPVSILFVPALKLTDTATFQGKFNSVDRTAILTGSVKSFKYDKIVFHDLIIDENTTDDMLDLNLSLSKVDLTDSLFIKNINITNFLKRDSLNFNIKLSDKNATNQLDLYGLVQFGKDTTAKLSLLPSDIILEHNVWKLKDQVRIRFLAGGRTQIDGLGISNGNQKVTIDGFLSADPKDILGVNFSKFDMATLNQLSRPFGIALKGALNGDVKLSAVTTQPGIESNLAIDSLAFNKTLIGNVKFVTQLDNINKVLNTKINIMNRGLETLNATGTYNLASADNSLDFSLTMNQTEAVIIEPFVKSLISDLKGALSSDLKLTGTLSKPSINGNLTFVNTGLTVNYLKTPYVINDKVTVENSVVKINNLVLRDSRGGEGVTNGTVDLTEISNPTLNVTLKATNLLALNTTFKDNRIYYGTAYGTGNFSFVGPIDNMRIDIKAKTQDGTVFNIPLNTSSKAAEYDFIRFVSSKDTTKLISRENSFKGVTLNFELSADEKTIVKIATDYGLLTGSGTANGLSLKINSLGDFDMYGDFLISTGKFEFTAKDFITKNFQVNQGGTIRWTGNPSNAEINLKAIYEVRTNIAALYQAAGLQSPKENQQELVQAELILTKSLTQPQFDFDFNFPTDPSIKDELGTYLNDYTNRSQQALSLIVRRNFASGTSSNTLTSQVRQTAQDALSEFAFNKLNSFIAQSNIKNFDLNIRSTSDASASLHFFNDRILINGSLYDAQGSNELFGNNQSLFNSNFSNLTKDFGVQYLIKADGSLLATYSYRVLNSTTLNTINQQLGVQYVNGLGLVYRRDFDTFNEFFKNIFRRRRTPPKKKPVNNTNSNPAIINDRSDE, encoded by the coding sequence TTGATCATCAGTATCCTACTGGCTGCACTACAGTACAAGCCTGTACAAACGTGGGCGGCAAAAAAGGCCACGGCTTACCTATCCAAAGAGCTGGGTACAACCGTTTCAATTAAAAGCCTTTACATAAAACCATTTTCATCCATTGTGTTGGAGGATCTTTTTGTGTTAGATCAACAAAAGGACACCCTGCTCCGAACGCCTCTGCTTACCGTGGAACTGGCAAACTTCCACATTTTTAGCAGCATCAAAAAGCGTGTTATTGATTTTAAGGTTATCCAACTGGATAACGGGTCCTTTTACCTCAAAAAACTAAAGGACAGCTCTACCAACCTCTCCTTCATCATCAACCATTTTAAATCTAAAGATACCGTAAAAACCAAGGGTAAACCCTGGACCATCAATTTTGAAAAACTGGTAATCAATAATTTACGTTTCCGTTATAAAAATTATTTAAGCAACGAAGTAAGCACACAGCAGGTAAACTTTAACGATGTTGACGTACAGCAATTTACAACCGTACTCACAGACATCGACTTAAAAAATCACTTGTTTAAAGCCAACATTCACGATCTGAGCCTGAAAGAAAAAACTGGCTTTTACGTAAAACATTTTGTGGCCAATGCCACTGTTGATACCAACCAGATATTGCTGAAGCAGTTGTTTATACAAACCAACCGCTCGAACCTGAAAAACTATTTCAGGATGAGGTTTAACTCGTTTGATGATTTTGACGACTTTGAGAACACGGTAAAGATGGATGCCGACTTTAAAGAATCGCGCATATCATCATTAGATGTAGCTTATTTTACCAATAGCCTGCAGCAAGTGTATTTCGACCTGGGCATTGATGGCCGCATCCAGGGACTGGTAAATAACTTAAAAGCCAAAAAGCTAACGGTTACCGCCGGGCAGGCCACCTACATTAAAGGCGATTTTAGCTTGAAGGGTTTACCTAACTGGGATAAAACCTTCCTTGAGTTGCAGTTTGAACAAATAGCTACCAATAAAAAGGACATTGACCTGCTGTACAGCCGCTTTACAGGCAAAAAAAACCAGCACGTGCCCGATATTATAGCCAAGTTTGGCAACATCAACTTTAAAGGGCAGTTTACCGGTTTCCAAAACGATTTTATAGCTTATGGCGAGTTTAAAACCAGGTTGGGCAGGTTTAACTCGGATATTAACTTAAAGCTGGATAAAGCCAATGTGCCAAGCTACAGCGGCAAACTCACTACCTTTGATTTTAACATTGGCGATTTGCTGAACCAGGATATACTGGGCCGAACCACTTTAACAGCCAATATTAAAGGCAGGGGCACCGAGCTTAAACAGCTCACAGAGCAGCTTGATGCAAAAATAAAATATTTTGATTTTAAGGGCTACCGCTACAATAACCTGAGCGTAAACGGCACCTTTGAAAAAAAGAAATTTGATGGAAAAGTTTTAATAAACGACCATAACATCAACCTCGACTTTAACGGTAACGTTAATTTAAACCCCGCGCTGCCGGTATTTAACTTTACAGCAGCTATTAAAGGAGCCAATCTCAATAAATTAAAACTATACAAGGATACCATTACCGTAGATGCCAATTTAACCAGCAATTTTTCGGGCAATAACATCAATAATATTGATGGCAGCATCCTGTTAAAAAACATCAGGCTGGTAAAACCCCATGCCGACTTCCTGGTTGACTCAATTTATTTTGCTGCCAGCGGCAAAGAGAAAGACCGCCAACTCATCTTACGGTCGGACATAGCCGATGGTGGCTTAAAAGGTAATTACGACCTGGCATCGCTCCCGGCCTACTTTAAAGCGGTAGCCAAAAAATATATCCCATCGTTAGCCATACCCGCGGTGATTGTAAAACCCCAAAATTTTGAGTTTAATTTAAAAATCAAGAACCTTAACCCGGTAAGTATATTATTTGTACCGGCTTTAAAGTTAACCGACACGGCTACCTTCCAGGGTAAATTTAACTCGGTGGATAGAACTGCAATTTTAACAGGCTCGGTTAAAAGCTTTAAATATGATAAAATTGTTTTTCATGATCTGATTATCGATGAAAACACGACTGATGATATGCTGGATCTCAACTTATCGTTGAGCAAGGTTGACCTCACCGACAGCCTGTTTATTAAAAACATCAACATTACCAATTTTTTAAAGCGCGACAGCTTAAATTTCAACATTAAGCTATCCGATAAAAACGCCACCAACCAGTTGGATTTGTATGGCCTGGTGCAGTTTGGTAAAGATACGACGGCCAAGTTATCCCTACTACCATCAGACATCATCTTAGAACATAACGTTTGGAAGTTAAAAGACCAGGTACGGATCAGGTTTCTGGCCGGGGGACGCACCCAGATTGACGGGCTCGGAATTTCAAACGGCAACCAAAAGGTAACCATCGACGGCTTTTTATCGGCAGACCCTAAAGATATACTGGGCGTCAATTTCAGCAAATTTGACATGGCAACACTTAACCAGTTAAGCAGGCCCTTTGGTATAGCTTTAAAAGGCGCCTTAAACGGCGATGTTAAACTTTCGGCAGTAACTACGCAACCGGGCATCGAATCAAACCTGGCCATTGATTCGCTGGCATTTAACAAAACATTAATAGGTAATGTAAAGTTTGTAACCCAGCTTGATAACATCAACAAGGTGTTGAATACCAAAATCAACATCATGAACCGCGGCCTCGAAACCTTAAATGCCACCGGTACTTACAACCTGGCCTCGGCGGATAACAGCCTGGATTTTAGCTTAACCATGAACCAAACCGAAGCGGTTATTATTGAGCCTTTTGTAAAGAGCCTGATATCAGACTTAAAAGGTGCCCTATCATCGGACTTAAAACTGACCGGAACTTTATCCAAGCCGTCCATCAACGGCAACTTAACCTTTGTAAATACGGGGCTAACGGTTAATTACTTAAAAACACCTTATGTAATTAACGATAAGGTTACGGTAGAAAACAGTGTGGTTAAAATTAATAACCTGGTATTAAGGGATAGCCGCGGCGGCGAAGGTGTAACCAATGGTACTGTTGACCTGACTGAAATTTCGAACCCTACTTTAAACGTTACACTTAAAGCCACCAACCTGCTGGCGCTCAATACTACCTTTAAGGATAACCGCATTTATTACGGTACCGCTTATGGCACAGGCAACTTTAGCTTTGTTGGCCCTATTGATAATATGCGGATAGATATCAAGGCAAAAACCCAGGACGGCACGGTATTCAATATCCCGTTAAACACATCGAGCAAGGCCGCCGAGTACGATTTTATCCGCTTTGTTAGCTCGAAAGATACCACGAAGCTCATTAGCCGCGAAAACTCGTTTAAAGGGGTTACCTTAAATTTTGAGCTATCGGCCGATGAAAAAACAATTGTTAAAATAGCTACCGACTACGGCCTTTTAACCGGCAGTGGTACGGCCAACGGTTTAAGCCTAAAAATAAACAGCCTTGGCGACTTTGATATGTACGGCGACTTTTTAATATCTACCGGCAAATTTGAATTTACCGCGAAGGATTTTATCACCAAAAATTTCCAGGTAAACCAGGGCGGAACTATTCGCTGGACAGGAAATCCGTCAAATGCGGAAATCAATCTAAAAGCTATTTACGAGGTTAGAACCAACATTGCGGCACTTTACCAGGCAGCGGGCCTACAATCGCCAAAAGAAAACCAGCAGGAGTTGGTGCAGGCCGAACTGATCCTGACGAAATCGCTTACGCAACCACAGTTTGATTTCGACTTTAACTTCCCCACCGATCCGTCTATTAAAGACGAACTGGGCACCTATCTTAACGATTATACCAATCGTAGCCAGCAGGCTTTGAGCTTAATTGTACGCCGAAATTTTGCTTCGGGAACAAGCAGCAACACCTTAACCAGCCAGGTTAGGCAAACGGCTCAAGATGCGTTGAGCGAGTTTGCTTTCAATAAGCTGAATAGTTTTATCGCTCAATCCAACATTAAAAACTTCGACCTTAACATCCGCTCCACCAGCGATGCCAGCGCGTCGCTGCATTTTTTTAACGACAGGATATTAATTAACGGTAGCTTATACGATGCGCAGGGCAGCAATGAACTTTTTGGCAATAACCAAAGTTTGTTTAATTCGAACTTTAGTAACCTGACCAAAGATTTTGGCGTACAGTACCTGATTAAAGCCGACGGAAGCCTTTTGGCCACTTACTCTTACAGGGTATTAAATAGTACAACCCTCAATACCATTAACCAGCAGTTGGGTGTACAGTATGTTAACGGCCTGGGTTTAGTTTACCGCCGTGATTTTGATACGTTTAACGAATTTTTTAAAAATATCTTCCGCAGAAGAAGAACACCGCCCAAAAAGAAACCGGTGAACAATACAAACAGCAATCCGGCTATAATTAACGACAGATCTGACGAATAG
- the tsaD gene encoding tRNA (adenosine(37)-N6)-threonylcarbamoyltransferase complex transferase subunit TsaD, which translates to MPVILGIESSCDDTSAAVCVDGEILSNVIANQTIHAAYGGVVPELASRVHQQNIIPAVQQALLNAKVSKNDIDAVAFTRGPGLLGSLLVGVSFAKAFALGKKLPLIEVNHMQAHILAHFIDHPKPDFPFLCLTVSGGHTQIVLVKNYFDMEIVGQTMDDAAGEAMDKTSKILGLPYPGGPLIDKYARLGNPDAFKFPEPNIPDFNFSFSGLKTSILYFIRDEVAADPQFLQKRMNDICASVEKRIVTILLNKLKKAALTYNITNIALAGGVSANTGLRQGLTDLGSQMGWNCFIPQFAYCTDNAAMIAIAGHYKYLNHDFVGQNVAPLARMPFN; encoded by the coding sequence GTGCCTGTTATTTTAGGAATCGAGTCTTCGTGTGATGATACATCTGCTGCCGTTTGCGTTGATGGCGAAATTTTGAGCAATGTAATTGCCAACCAAACCATTCATGCAGCCTATGGCGGCGTTGTGCCCGAACTGGCTTCACGCGTACATCAGCAAAATATAATTCCCGCAGTACAACAAGCACTATTAAACGCAAAAGTAAGCAAAAATGATATTGATGCGGTAGCTTTTACGCGCGGGCCCGGACTTTTAGGTTCACTTTTAGTAGGCGTATCATTTGCCAAGGCTTTTGCTCTCGGAAAAAAGCTGCCTTTAATTGAGGTAAATCATATGCAGGCGCACATACTGGCCCATTTTATTGATCATCCTAAGCCCGATTTTCCATTTCTGTGCCTTACCGTATCTGGCGGGCATACACAAATAGTGTTAGTAAAAAATTATTTCGACATGGAGATTGTGGGCCAAACGATGGACGATGCGGCGGGCGAGGCTATGGATAAAACCAGCAAAATATTAGGATTGCCTTATCCCGGCGGCCCGCTGATTGATAAATATGCCCGACTGGGTAATCCGGATGCTTTTAAATTTCCCGAGCCTAATATCCCCGATTTTAACTTTAGCTTCAGCGGATTAAAAACCTCGATATTGTATTTTATCAGGGATGAGGTAGCCGCCGACCCGCAATTTTTACAAAAGCGGATGAATGATATTTGCGCTTCGGTAGAAAAACGCATCGTTACCATCTTACTCAACAAGTTAAAAAAAGCTGCTTTAACCTATAACATTACAAATATTGCTTTAGCCGGCGGTGTATCGGCCAATACCGGTTTGCGCCAGGGCCTTACCGATTTAGGGAGCCAGATGGGCTGGAATTGCTTTATACCCCAATTTGCGTACTGTACCGACAATGCCGCTATGATTGCCATTGCCGGGCACTATAAATACCTCAACCATGATTTTGTGGGGCAAAATGTTGCTCCTTTGGCGCGTATGCCTTTTAATTAA